The following proteins are encoded in a genomic region of Irregularibacter muris:
- a CDS encoding recombinase: MPIPYGYKIEKGKAVIDEVQAEQVRMIYKGYLSGLAYVAAAEAAGLTLLHPGVKKMLQNKRYLGDKYYPAIIDQETFDRAEAERIKRQRRLGRVFADKPVEECKPATKFTMPKAGKIFIDPFKQAEYIYSLIESEVEV, from the coding sequence ATGCCAATTCCATATGGATACAAAATTGAGAAAGGCAAAGCGGTCATAGATGAAGTTCAAGCGGAGCAGGTTAGGATGATTTACAAAGGTTATCTCTCCGGCCTCGCCTACGTTGCTGCAGCAGAGGCCGCTGGGCTTACGCTTCTACATCCAGGTGTAAAGAAAATGCTACAGAATAAACGCTACCTTGGTGATAAGTACTATCCGGCGATCATCGATCAGGAGACTTTTGATAGAGCAGAAGCCGAACGCATCAAACGGCAGAGAAGGCTTGGTAGAGTATTTGCGGATAAGCCGGTAGAGGAATGCAAGCCAGCGACAAAATTTACGATGCCGAAAGCAGGAAAGATATTCATTGATCCATTTAAACAGGCGGAGTACATCTACAGCTTGATAGAAAGTGAGGTGGAGGTATGA
- a CDS encoding helix-turn-helix domain-containing protein — protein MKTSDMIRQLCEQMNMSISELARQLGQSPQNFGKKLKRETITLEELKAIADVMNVKFEQTFILPDGNEIKTGNE, from the coding sequence ATGAAAACTTCGGACATGATACGACAGCTTTGTGAACAAATGAACATGAGCATTTCCGAATTGGCTAGGCAGTTAGGCCAGTCCCCACAGAACTTCGGGAAGAAGCTAAAGCGTGAGACTATTACATTAGAAGAACTTAAGGCCATAGCAGATGTGATGAATGTTAAGTTTGAGCAGACTTTCATTCTGCCCGATGGCAATGAAATAAAGACAGGAAATGAGTAA
- a CDS encoding phage holin family protein → MKEIWNWIQLVFAAVGAFLGWFLGGLDGFLYALLAFVVIDYVTGVLCAIVDKKLSSEIGAKGIFKKVLIFALVGVAHILDTQILGSAGDNGGVLRTAVIFFYLSNEGVSILENAGHIGLPIPEKLKEVLKQLHGRDDEPPKSGDGI, encoded by the coding sequence ATGAAAGAGATTTGGAATTGGATACAGCTGGTTTTTGCTGCTGTAGGTGCTTTTCTTGGGTGGTTTCTCGGTGGGCTGGACGGATTCCTTTATGCGCTCCTAGCATTTGTCGTCATTGATTATGTAACAGGAGTGCTCTGTGCCATTGTAGATAAAAAGCTGTCCAGTGAAATCGGCGCGAAAGGTATCTTCAAAAAGGTGCTTATTTTTGCATTGGTGGGTGTAGCGCATATCCTTGATACGCAGATACTGGGTAGTGCTGGGGACAATGGTGGTGTCCTTCGGACAGCAGTAATTTTCTTCTACTTGAGCAATGAAGGTGTGTCTATTTTAGAGAATGCCGGACATATTGGGCTACCAATACCTGAAAAACTCAAGGAGGTTCTAAAACAGCTACATGGGCGTGATGATGAGCCCCCTAAGTCAGGTGATGGAATATGA
- a CDS encoding DUF6508 domain-containing protein, which produces MSKFDILTKYIPIIQADGIGEWVVDKENDGTPEHPIQMPFVDYSEMVHNFIDDVYAFEESNKDMELTRYGDILKDNGLEWDSESMENADVSNLNAQCVLALIMGAVRAERFCDGALLDFFKSGCILKWLERLNSIE; this is translated from the coding sequence ATGAGTAAATTCGATATTTTGACAAAATACATACCTATAATCCAGGCGGATGGCATCGGCGAATGGGTTGTTGATAAAGAAAACGATGGAACACCGGAACATCCGATACAGATGCCTTTTGTAGATTATTCCGAAATGGTACATAACTTTATCGATGATGTTTATGCCTTTGAAGAAAGCAATAAAGATATGGAGCTTACCCGTTATGGAGATATTCTCAAAGATAACGGACTTGAATGGGATTCAGAATCTATGGAAAATGCTGATGTTTCAAACTTGAACGCACAGTGTGTTCTTGCACTGATTATGGGTGCAGTAAGAGCTGAGCGTTTTTGCGATGGTGCATTATTAGATTTTTTCAAGAGTGGCTGCATATTGAAGTGGCTTGAAAGATTAAACAGTATTGAGTAA
- a CDS encoding PD-(D/E)XK nuclease family protein: protein MDINKMKALPYDELRALYKNFLHSQNISTATINTAYVDTFYLWRKGSKDLFWNAVNATDFETEAKSALIKALSENSNGNVNSLVSGYLSHLRRFRLFLSSDETIVPVEYKQKTTVKANPTQTSREIIINKMYVGAYLSEGDNIGHEIINLYKADDGKNYIYLNSQGTIELSHGENRITVLLVRKFASKTYKVLAKAEGVTILDFADSKLPREERYKGQVALGLTYGGISLVDLFNENSYHGSLQEEKNAYTTFFADKVIKPKNQIYITDDASVSGDNTFFIRTNKGFGKQTLREFYNENEKPDSFADLNQIIENRELWEDANTTQAISELPELQKDPYFNFLKIIRQEDNELAFSNMFAYFFDINREAFSRFAREVLHIDVQTDFTIEREKRNIDLLISDRNNAVVIENKIKSSINGIDDRHDIYSDQVQSQLKKYYQFVTSDDEYRNKTASCFIFSPNYNRIDLSKFSCGEKYTIVYYREIYNFFVENRSLYDGVVYFDDFINAMYKHTKDYDNDLEEEMQRRFQNTICNAKKG from the coding sequence TTGGATATTAATAAAATGAAAGCTCTACCGTATGATGAGCTGCGTGCTTTATATAAGAACTTCCTACATAGCCAGAACATTTCGACAGCAACAATCAATACTGCTTATGTGGACACCTTCTACCTTTGGAGGAAAGGAAGCAAAGATCTATTCTGGAATGCGGTGAACGCTACTGATTTTGAGACTGAAGCAAAGAGTGCATTGATAAAAGCTCTTTCTGAGAACTCGAACGGTAATGTCAATTCACTTGTTAGTGGTTACTTGTCTCATCTAAGAAGGTTCCGCTTGTTTCTATCGTCGGATGAAACCATTGTTCCGGTTGAATATAAACAAAAAACCACAGTAAAAGCAAACCCAACACAGACGAGCCGTGAAATAATAATTAATAAAATGTATGTTGGAGCATATTTGTCAGAGGGCGATAATATAGGTCATGAAATCATAAATCTCTATAAGGCAGATGATGGAAAAAACTATATTTATCTCAATTCACAAGGAACAATAGAATTATCTCATGGAGAAAATAGAATAACTGTTTTGTTGGTACGAAAATTTGCCTCGAAAACATATAAAGTACTAGCCAAGGCAGAGGGTGTTACGATTCTCGATTTTGCCGACAGCAAACTCCCACGAGAAGAGAGATATAAAGGACAAGTTGCATTAGGATTGACCTATGGCGGTATAAGTCTTGTAGATTTATTTAATGAAAACTCATATCACGGCAGTCTTCAAGAAGAAAAAAATGCTTATACTACCTTTTTTGCAGATAAGGTTATCAAACCCAAAAATCAGATATATATTACAGACGATGCATCTGTAAGTGGTGACAACACTTTTTTCATCCGTACTAATAAAGGATTTGGCAAACAAACATTAAGGGAATTCTACAACGAAAATGAAAAGCCGGATTCTTTCGCTGATTTGAATCAGATAATTGAGAACAGAGAGTTGTGGGAAGATGCTAATACGACACAAGCGATTTCTGAATTGCCGGAACTTCAAAAAGATCCGTATTTCAATTTCCTAAAAATAATCAGGCAGGAAGACAATGAACTCGCTTTTTCAAATATGTTTGCTTACTTTTTTGATATAAACAGAGAAGCTTTTTCTCGTTTTGCAAGAGAGGTTCTACATATAGATGTACAAACAGATTTTACTATTGAGAGAGAAAAGAGAAACATTGACCTACTTATTTCTGACAGAAATAATGCCGTTGTAATAGAAAATAAAATCAAATCGAGCATCAATGGTATTGATGACCGACATGATATCTACAGTGACCAAGTACAGTCACAGCTAAAAAAATACTATCAATTTGTTACATCTGATGATGAGTATCGCAATAAAACAGCGAGCTGCTTTATTTTTTCACCTAATTACAATCGCATTGACCTAAGTAAGTTTTCGTGCGGTGAAAAATATACTATTGTTTATTACAGAGAAATCTATAATTTCTTTGTTGAAAACAGAAGCCTGTATGATGGGGTGGTTTACTTTGATGATTTCATTAATGCAATGTATAAGCACACCAAGGACTACGATAATGATTTAGAGGAAGAAATGCAAAGAAGATTTCAAAATACTATTTGCAATGCGAAAAAGGGGTAA
- a CDS encoding recombinase family protein: MISLASNVTVIPAKKTIGTQKATDKKQKTRVAAYCRVSTDSDEQETSYDAQIQHYTSYIESNPDWVLAGIYADDGISGMNTKKRDEFQRMINDCNDGKIDMVITKSISRFARNTVDCLNYTRALKNKNIGVYFEKENINTLDAKGEVLMTIMASLAQQESESLSANVRLGLQFRYQQGKVQVNHNWFLGYTKDADGHLIIDPEQAEVVKRIYREYLSGKSFLQIKRSLEADGILNGAGNEKWHESNIKQILTNEKYIGDALLQKTYTVDILEKKREANKGQVPKYYVEDSHEAIIPKDIFLKVQEEIARRANLTKGTTKRKRIYSGRYALSGIVFCAYCGDIFRRIKWNNRGCKSTVWRCVSRVEKDGPDCPARTVHEEMLQEVVIKAINEAFREKEAILPLLRENIESSLEEVTSNQIAAIDEQMKSMQQELMATVNSKNTGDELGLEIRRLRDEKQALQNEQASRQDLKTRIDELMSFLNDLPCELTEYEEDYVRTLLEKITVYDDHIIVEFKSGIEIQIDE, translated from the coding sequence ATGATCTCCTTAGCGAGTAACGTAACGGTTATTCCGGCAAAGAAAACCATCGGGACGCAGAAAGCAACCGACAAAAAGCAGAAAACCAGAGTCGCAGCGTACTGCCGAGTCAGTACCGACAGCGATGAACAAGAAACTAGCTACGACGCCCAGATCCAGCATTACACCTCATATATTGAAAGTAATCCGGATTGGGTACTAGCCGGAATTTATGCGGATGATGGCATATCTGGAATGAATACGAAGAAGCGCGATGAGTTCCAGCGCATGATAAACGACTGCAACGACGGCAAAATAGATATGGTGATTACCAAGTCCATCAGCCGGTTTGCAAGGAATACGGTGGATTGTCTGAATTATACCAGAGCCCTTAAAAATAAGAACATTGGCGTCTACTTTGAAAAAGAAAATATCAATACGCTCGATGCCAAGGGTGAAGTGCTAATGACAATTATGGCTTCGCTTGCACAGCAAGAAAGTGAGTCATTGTCGGCCAACGTTCGTCTGGGCTTGCAGTTCCGATACCAACAAGGAAAAGTTCAGGTCAATCACAACTGGTTCCTTGGATATACCAAAGATGCAGACGGTCACCTCATCATTGATCCAGAGCAAGCCGAAGTCGTGAAGCGCATTTATAGAGAGTACCTTTCCGGTAAGAGCTTCTTACAGATAAAAAGGTCTCTTGAAGCTGACGGAATTCTAAACGGTGCTGGTAATGAAAAATGGCATGAAAGTAATATAAAGCAGATACTTACAAACGAGAAGTATATCGGAGACGCTTTGCTCCAGAAGACTTATACGGTGGATATTCTTGAAAAGAAGCGTGAAGCTAATAAGGGTCAGGTTCCTAAGTATTATGTAGAGGACAGCCATGAAGCTATTATTCCAAAGGATATCTTCCTAAAGGTACAGGAGGAAATCGCAAGACGCGCAAATCTTACTAAAGGCACCACAAAGCGCAAACGAATCTATAGTGGCCGTTACGCTTTATCTGGAATAGTTTTCTGCGCATACTGTGGCGACATCTTCCGCAGAATTAAATGGAACAATCGCGGGTGTAAGTCCACCGTTTGGCGCTGTGTCAGCAGGGTTGAAAAAGACGGCCCTGATTGCCCGGCAAGAACTGTTCACGAGGAAATGCTACAGGAGGTAGTAATTAAGGCTATAAACGAAGCATTCCGTGAAAAGGAAGCAATCCTGCCACTTTTGCGAGAGAATATCGAGAGTAGCCTTGAGGAAGTCACCTCAAATCAGATTGCAGCAATTGATGAACAAATGAAGTCAATGCAGCAGGAGCTAATGGCAACCGTTAATTCAAAGAATACCGGTGATGAGCTTGGTCTGGAGATTAGAAGGCTGCGTGATGAGAAGCAGGCCCTTCAAAATGAGCAGGCATCTCGACAGGATCTGAAAACACGAATCGATGAGCTGATGAGTTTCCTTAATGACCTTCCTTGTGAGCTAACTGAATATGAGGAAGACTATGTGAGGACTCTCCTGGAAAAGATAACGGTTTACGACGACCACATCATAGTTGAATTTAAGTCCGGAATTGAAATCCAAATTGACGAATAA
- a CDS encoding recombinase family protein — MKRITKIEANEKLQKAPKKLRVAAYARVSTDSREQLVSLDAQRSHYETCIKSNPDWEYVGLYYDEGISGTSMAKRDGLIKMLDDCEAGKIDFIIIKSISRFARNTTECLEAVRKLIKLKVFIYFEKENINTGDMENELLLTIFSSLAESESISLSENEKWSIEKRFQNGTYIVASPPYGYKNEDGLMVINEDEVDVVRYIFAECLAGKGGHVIARDLNDKGIPTRRKREWTPGTVNAILRNEKYKGDVLFQKTFTDETFVRHINNGEKAQYYVTEHHEAIISVEDFEAAQAMIDQRSKDMKIKQGDVKYQNRYPFSGKIVCGECGATWKRRTHSESKVKYYAYACNTHLKKKDQCSMQFIREKSFEVAFLNMINKLAFTKKVLLQPLLASLKAISQEAAIARINKLEAALETNFNKRQQLMNLFAKEYLEPAVFNDQNSGLLAEAKNLSDEKEALYASVNHEYEHVEALNKLIKYVNSSKLFTEFDADAFEEHVDYIIVFKRYEIGFVLKCGLTLRERL, encoded by the coding sequence ATGAAACGGATAACAAAGATTGAAGCAAATGAGAAACTGCAGAAGGCACCTAAAAAACTGCGTGTTGCTGCCTACGCTCGTGTTTCAACAGATAGTCGCGAACAACTCGTCAGTTTGGATGCTCAAAGAAGTCATTATGAGACCTGCATTAAGAGCAATCCCGACTGGGAGTATGTCGGACTTTACTATGATGAAGGCATATCCGGTACAAGCATGGCTAAGCGTGATGGACTTATCAAAATGCTTGATGATTGTGAAGCCGGTAAGATTGACTTTATTATTATCAAATCCATCAGCCGCTTTGCAAGAAATACCACAGAGTGCCTTGAAGCGGTTAGGAAGCTTATAAAGCTAAAAGTGTTTATTTACTTTGAGAAAGAAAATATCAACACCGGAGATATGGAGAATGAGCTGCTGCTTACGATTTTTAGCAGCTTGGCAGAAAGTGAGTCTATTTCCCTTTCGGAGAATGAAAAATGGTCCATCGAGAAGAGGTTTCAAAACGGAACATACATTGTTGCCTCTCCGCCTTATGGGTACAAAAACGAAGATGGCTTGATGGTGATCAATGAAGATGAGGTTGATGTAGTAAGGTACATTTTTGCAGAATGTTTAGCTGGTAAAGGTGGTCATGTAATCGCTAGGGATCTTAATGATAAAGGAATCCCAACCAGGCGAAAAAGAGAATGGACTCCGGGCACAGTAAATGCGATCCTTCGAAATGAAAAGTACAAAGGTGATGTGCTTTTTCAAAAAACATTTACCGATGAGACTTTCGTTAGGCATATCAATAATGGTGAGAAGGCACAGTACTATGTTACTGAGCACCACGAAGCGATAATCAGTGTTGAGGATTTTGAAGCGGCGCAGGCCATGATTGACCAGCGCTCCAAAGACATGAAAATCAAGCAAGGCGATGTAAAGTATCAAAACCGCTATCCCTTTTCTGGAAAAATTGTTTGCGGCGAATGTGGTGCTACTTGGAAAAGGAGAACGCATAGCGAATCGAAAGTAAAATATTACGCTTATGCCTGCAACACACATCTTAAGAAAAAAGACCAATGTAGCATGCAGTTTATACGCGAAAAAAGTTTTGAAGTGGCTTTTTTGAATATGATCAATAAGTTGGCATTTACTAAGAAGGTGTTGTTGCAGCCGCTACTTGCAAGTCTTAAAGCCATTAGCCAGGAAGCAGCAATTGCTCGAATTAATAAGTTGGAAGCGGCTCTTGAGACCAATTTCAACAAAAGGCAGCAGCTTATGAATTTATTTGCGAAGGAATATTTAGAGCCAGCCGTTTTCAACGATCAGAATTCAGGTCTTCTTGCTGAGGCTAAAAATTTAAGTGATGAAAAAGAAGCACTATATGCTTCGGTGAATCATGAGTACGAGCATGTTGAAGCTTTGAATAAACTCATCAAGTACGTCAACAGCTCAAAGCTTTTTACTGAATTTGATGCTGATGCATTTGAGGAGCATGTGGATTACATTATCGTTTTCAAAAGATATGAAATAGGTTTTGTATTAAAGTGTGGATTAACGCTAAGAGAAAGGTTGTGA
- a CDS encoding SHOCT domain-containing protein has product MKLTKLEAVESIKYEAEKPTEASLKNEHDYLVAEKLTKKLLERGLISQSEFDKIMAKNRETFSPFLAEIMP; this is encoded by the coding sequence ATGAAATTAACAAAATTAGAAGCCGTTGAATCCATAAAGTATGAAGCAGAAAAGCCTACAGAGGCTTCACTTAAAAATGAGCACGATTATTTGGTGGCAGAAAAACTTACAAAAAAGCTCTTGGAAAGGGGTCTTATAAGCCAGAGTGAATTTGACAAGATCATGGCCAAAAACCGCGAAACTTTCTCTCCGTTTTTAGCGGAGATTATGCCCTAA
- a CDS encoding N-acetylmuramoyl-L-alanine amidase, with amino-acid sequence MNLRKLILTNNACFKAGKTIIPKGIMVHSTGADNPWLKRYVGPDDGLLGKNQYNNNWNQEKPGGRQVCVHAFIGKLADGTIATYQTLPWNHRGWHAGGTANNTHIGFEICEDGLSDSTYFNKVYREAVELCVFLCREFGLTEKDIICHSEGYKQGIASNHGDVLHWFPKHGKSMDTFRADVKSGLSFAASVETTTPKKYYRVQLGSFSVKANADAMLSKVKAAGFTDAFIKYSE; translated from the coding sequence ATGAATTTACGGAAGTTAATACTTACGAATAATGCCTGCTTCAAAGCAGGCAAAACAATAATTCCCAAAGGCATCATGGTACACTCTACCGGGGCAGATAACCCATGGCTGAAGCGCTATGTTGGCCCGGATGACGGCTTGCTCGGAAAGAACCAATACAACAATAATTGGAATCAAGAAAAGCCCGGCGGCCGTCAGGTTTGCGTTCATGCCTTCATCGGCAAGCTGGCAGATGGAACAATCGCCACATATCAGACTTTGCCGTGGAACCATCGAGGCTGGCACGCTGGGGGAACTGCAAACAATACACATATAGGATTCGAGATTTGCGAGGACGGTCTTTCGGACAGCACCTATTTCAACAAGGTGTACCGGGAGGCCGTTGAACTTTGTGTATTTCTTTGTAGGGAGTTTGGTCTCACTGAAAAAGATATTATCTGCCATAGCGAAGGATATAAGCAAGGTATCGCCAGCAATCATGGTGATGTACTGCATTGGTTTCCTAAACACGGTAAGTCGATGGATACTTTCCGCGCAGATGTAAAATCCGGTCTTTCCTTTGCCGCTTCGGTCGAGACGACCACACCGAAGAAATACTATCGGGTCCAACTTGGATCGTTTTCTGTTAAGGCGAATGCAGATGCCATGCTCAGCAAGGTCAAGGCAGCTGGCTTCACCGATGCCTTTATTAAATACAGCGAATAA